A single region of the Biomphalaria glabrata chromosome 15, xgBioGlab47.1, whole genome shotgun sequence genome encodes:
- the LOC106052976 gene encoding methionine--tRNA ligase, mitochondrial-like: MIFKDLLVPKYFCQLFSQHCLGAVSVKCCSCAHRQQKAHVHTLKPQTCFITTPIYYVNAAPHIGHLYCSLLADVLSRWNNFKGIQTFVSTGTDEHGLKIQQAAAAKQMDPLSFSNLVSSSFKSLFDASGIRYSRFIRTTEPDHHAAVSAFWNRLHEKGHIYKGSYSGWYSVSDEAFLTDADVEEKTLSDGSVVKISKASGHVVTWTEEQNYLFKLTDLQADLIHWLNTSKPIFPQRFEPAVRNMLQHLPDLSLTRDRSRLPWGIPVPGDDTQTIYVWLDALVNYLTVTGYPNSECSQWPPTYQIIGKDILKFHAVYWPAFLIAAGLEPPPKLVVHSHWLVDNVKMSKSLGNVVDPVDRLNKYGVDGLRYFLLKEGTLDSDCTYSDHRIAERINTDLANTMGNLLGRLTAPSVNKKQEFVALNQDDLYEFLSAEEREKYNEIYNLPDKVDQLFAEFHFNKGIDLIMGHLHWANSLVQSHAPWVLSKSDKPQDVAQLNMILHVAMETLRVCGLLMQPVMPELSDRLLTRLGVPGNERLFSHAKTPALGGYSNLGQKIILQKKIDSV; the protein is encoded by the exons ATGATCTTCAAAGACTTGCTTGTTCCAAAGTATTTTTGCCAGTTATTCAGTCAGCACTGTCTTGGAGCTGTATCTGTCAAGTGCTGTAGCTGTGCCCATAGGCAGCAGAAGGCTCACGTACACACATTAAAACCGCAAACTTGTTTTATCACCACACCTATATATTATGTAAACGCAG CGCCACATATAGGTCACCTTTACTGCAGCCTCCTCGCAGATGTTCTGTCCAGGTGGAATAATTTCAAGGGCATACAGACCTTTGTCTCTACAGGTACAGATGAACACGGCTTGAAG ATTCAACAGGCTGCTGCAGCTAAACAAATGGACCCTTTGTCTTTCAGTAATCTGGTTTCCTCCTCATTTAAG tcACTTTTCGATGCTTCTGGCATAAGATACTCCAGATTTATCAGGACCACTGAACCAGACCATCATGCAGCTGTTTCTGCTTTTTGG AACAGACTTCACGAAAAGGGACACATTTACAAGGGAAGCTACTCTGGTTGGTACTCTGTGTCTGACGAAGCTTTTCTCACAGATGCGGATGTTGAAGAGAAAACCTTATCAGATGGCAGCGTTGTCAAG ATTTCTAAGGCCAGTGGACATGTGGTGACGTGGACAGAGGAACAGAATTACTTATTCAAACTGACAGACTTGCAGGCTGATCTCATCCATTGGCTGAACACGTCAAAAC CCATTTTTCCACAGCGCTTTGAGCCAGCTGTGCGAAACATGCTTCAACACTTGCCTGACCTGTCCTTGACACGAGACAGATCCAGGTTGCCATGGGGGATACCAGTCCCTGGTGATGACACCCAGACA ATCTATGTCTGGCTGGATGCCTTGGTCAATTACTTGACTGTCACAGGTTACCCAAATTCGGAGTGTAGCCAATGGCCACCAACATATCAAATCATTGGAAAAGATATTCTTAA atTTCATGCAGTCTATTGGCCAGCATTTTTGATAGCAGCGGGGCTTGAGCCTCCTCCCAAACTTGTTGTCCACTCTCATTGGCTAGTGGACAATGTCAAG ATGTCCAAAAGTCTGGGGAATGTAGTGGATCCAGTCGACAGACTGAACAAATACGGAGTGGATGGATTGAGATATTTTCTTCTAAAGGAAGGAACTCTGGACTCTGATTGTA CTTACAGTGACCACAGGATAGCCGAGAGAATTAACACAGACCTGGCCAACACAATGGGCAATCTTTTGGGACGTCTAACAGCGCCTTCGGTGAACAAAAAGCAAGAGTTTGTCGCCCTAAATCAGGATGACCTTTATGAATTTCTGTCGGCTGAAGAGCGAGAGAAATACaatgaaatttataatctgccaG ACAAAGTAGATCAGCTGTTTGCAGAGTTTCACTTCAACAAAGGCATTGACCTCATCATGGGCCACCTCCATTGGGCCAACAGCCTTGTTCAGTCCCACGCCCCCTGGGTGCTGAGTAAGTCTGACAAGCCCCAGGATGTTGCCCAACTAAACATGATACTCCACGTCGCCATGGAGACTCTCAGAGTCTGTGGCCTGCTGATGCAGCCAGTGATGCCAGAGCTGTCTGACAG ACTTCTGACAAGACTCGGTGTGCCTGGGAATGAACGACTTTTTTCACATGCCAAAACACCTGCTTTGGGTGGCTACAGTAACTTGGGACAAAAAATCATCCTACAGAAAAAGATAGATTCAGTATAG